Below is a genomic region from Isosphaeraceae bacterium EP7.
CCGACCTGGCCGAGACAGAGGGGCACCACCCCGATCTCCACCTGGAAGGCTACCGCAACGTAGCCGTGGAAGTCTGGACCCACGCCATCGGCGGGCTTTCCGAGAACGACTTCATCCTGGCCGCCAAGATCGACGAGATCCCCTTCGACCAGAAGAAGCCGAAGGGGAGCCAGCCGTAACTCCCGAACTCACTTCACGTCGAGCATCCGCTGCAAGGCGACGCGGGCCCAGTGGGCCGTCTCCTCGGGCACGCTCACCCGGTTGACGACCGTTCCTTGCAGCAGGTTCTCGACCACCCAGGTCAGGTGCGGCAGGTCGATCCGGTACATCGTCGAGCACATGCAGACCATCGGCGAGAGGAAGTGGACCGTCTTGTCGGGATGGGCCGCAGCCAGCCGGTTGACCAGATGAAGCTCGGTGCCAACAGCCCACTTCGAACCGCTGGGGGCCTCGGCCACCGTCTTCAGGATAAATTCGGTCGAGCCCACCAGATCGGCGGCGTCCACCACCGGCATCGAGCATTCGGGGTGAACCAGGATCTTGATCCCCGGCTCACGCTTGCGGAACTCGTCGATGTGTGCCGGCTTGAACATCTGGTGCACCGAGCAGTGCCCGCGCCAGAGCAAGACCCGACTATTTTCCAGGGCCTCGGGCGTGTTCCCGCCCAGCGGCAGCCTCGGATTCCAGACCGGCATCTGCTCCAGCGGGATGCCCATGGCGCGGGCCGTGTTGCGCCCCAGGTGCTGGTCCGGGAAGAACAAGACCCGCTTGCGGCGGGCGAACGACCATTCGAGCACCGCCCGTGCGTTCGAGCTGGTGCAGACGATCCCGCCGTTGCGGCCGCAGAACGACTTCAGCTCGGCCGTCGAGTTGATGTAAGTGACCGGCATCAGCTCGTTCAGGTCGATGTGCTCGCCCAGGTCGGCCCAGGCGGCCTCCACGCTCTCCAGGTCGGCCATGTCGGCCATGCTGCACCCGGCCGTCATGTCGGGCAGGATCACCTCGACCTCGGGCCTGGTCAGGATGTCGGCCGTCTCGGCCATGAAGTGGACGCCGCAGAAGGCGATGTAGCGGCAAGCGCGGCTTTCGGCGGCCATCGCGCTCAACTTGAAGCTGTCCCCGCGCAGGTCGGCGAACTTGATCACCTCGTCCTGCTGGTAATGATGACCCAGGATCAGCAGCTCTTCGCCGAGCGCCGCCTTGGCGGCCGTCAGCCGCGCCTCCAGCTCCTCGGTCGGCAGGTCGCGGTAAGCCTCGAAGATCAGCGGGGACGCGTCGGACAGGGTCGTGGACATGGCGGGACAACCTCGCTTTCGCTCTCCGGCGACGACCCGAAACCGGGTGGGGTCGTCGCTCAGGCGCACTCTTCCCGTATTATAGACGAGCAAACCTCTCGAAAGGCCCAAAAGTCCCGGACCGGATGGTACGAAGCGGCGGCCGGGCCGCGAACCGGGGAGGCACCGGGCATGACTCAGGCCATCTTGATCGTGGGGGACCGGGCGGGCCACAGCCGCCTCGTCGACCTCCTCCAGCCGCCCGACTTCCAGGCGTCTTGCTCGGACGCGGGGGGGCCGATCGCGTGCGAGTCGCTCCCCAGCCTCATCATCCTGTCGACACAGGCCCATCCTGCGTGCGAGATCCGGGCCATCCGGGCTTGCCGCTCGATCGAGGGTGTTCCGATCCTGGCCCTCTGGAACCCCGCGGATGCGGCGGATGTCGAGTCGATCCTTGATGCGGGGGCCGACGATCTCATTGATCCCGACACGCATCCCGCCCTGCTCCGCTGCAGGGTCGGACACCTGGCCCGCGGGCATCAGCTCCACCTGTCCAACCGCCGAGACGCCCAGATGGCTTCCGCCGGACGGCTGCTGGCCGGCATCGTTCACGAGCTCCGCGGCCCGCTCGCCTCGATCCTAGCGCACGCTGAGTACCTCAGGCTCACCGGCGAGGCCGACGTCTTTCTGCTCTCCGAGATCGAGCCGATCATCAGGGCGGCCGACCTGATGCGGGGCCGCCTGGAACACTTGATGGCCGGGGCATGCACCGGCCCGGGCCGGCCCATACCGCTCGACGCCGCCCCCTTGCTCCGCGAGGTCGTCGACTTCTTCCGCAAGAATCCGAACAGAAACCTCCGCCGCTGGACGGTCGAGTTGACCATCGACGACTCGCTACCCCGCGTCGAGGCCGACCCCGGGCGCCTGTTGCAAGTCGTCTTCCACCTGCTGATCAACGCCATGGAGGCCGTCAGTAATCAGCCGACCGACGGAACCATCCGCGTCCACGCCTGGTCCGATCCCGAGACCTTTGCCATCGAGGTCGCCGATAACGGCCCGGGCATTCAACCCGGCCACGTCGCCCGCATCTTCGAGCCCTCGTTCACCACCAAGCCCGACGCCCGGGGCTACGGACTCTACCTCGCCGCCGAATTCGCCCGCGAACTCGGCGGCCGGATCGACGCGACCAATCAACCCGACGGAGGGGCCCGCTTCCGACTTCAACTGCCTCGCGCCGGTCCGGTCGCCTGATCGGCTTCCCGGGGGAATTCAGGCCCAAACTGCTCACGTTGGCGACATATTCCGAGCACGTCCGATGAGCCGTCTCGCAACCCCTCACGCTGTTCACCCCTGGTCGCAACGGCTCGGTCACCTCGTGCCGCTGGCGGCAAGCGCCGGCGCGGCGTCACTTGCCGTGTACTGTGGATTTCCCTCACTGGCGTTGGCCGTGCTTGCAATCGGCGTCGCCGGCAACCTGGCTGGCTGGTGGGCCGCTCGGGCCGAGACCAGGCGGCTTCGATCCAACCTGATCGACTCATTGTCGAGCTGGGCCGAACGGCCGGCAAGGCAGGAGCTTCGCGTCGCACTCGGACTCACCGACGCAGACTGGCTCAAGTTCGGTCCCTCGCTCCGACTCTTGCGCGGCGAAGACCCGCCTCCGCCGGGCCTCATGTCGCCATACCACTCCGAACCCGGCACCATCAGACGCGGGCATAACCCTTCGCTGATGACCCGCAGCGGCATGTTCGAGCCCCCGATGGCGCCCCACGTCGCCACGTTCGATCCGAATGCGTCCGCCGACTACTCCACGGCCGACATGGTCAATCGCCTTGAACCCGGCACCCTCGATTGGATCGACTCCAGCGCCGCGGAACAGTCATTCCTGGGCTTCTCCCTGGCCAAGCTCCGGTCGATGTCCTTCCTCGATATTGTTGACCCCGAGGACCGGGGACTCGCCGCCGAACAGCTCAGGATGGCGCTGCTCAAGGGGGAGGCGCATGGGCTCGTCTATCGGATCAGGACCGCGGACGGCGAGCGTAAGGCCATCGAGGTCAATGTCGGCGTCCGCTACGGTCCCGGCATGGTGGCGACCCATCTCCGCTGCCACCTCACCGACGTCACCGCCAAGCTCAGGGCCACCCGCGAGCTGCGGCGGCGGACCAGGGAGCTGACCCTGGTCAACCAGCAGCTCAGGAAGGCGAACCGGGAGCTGGAAGACCTGCGAGACCGCTATCGCGACCTCTACCAGAACGCCCCGGCGATGTACTTCAGCCTCGATGCCAACGGCCGGTTCACCGAGGTCAATGACACACTCGTGCGTGCGCTGGGCTATCCCCGCGAGGAACTCGTCGGCCGCCCCTATTCGATGCTGCTCACCGCCGAACGGCGGAACGGCTTCGCCAGCCAGATGACCGCGTTCGTCAAGACGGGCACCGTCGAGGTCGAGAGCAACTGGCGGTGCGCCGACGGCCGGTCGCTCGACGTCTGGGTCTCGGGCTCGGCCGTGCTCGCCGCGGACGGCTCATTCGACCACTCGCGGAGCGTCGCCCAGGACATCACCGCTCTCAGGACCCTGGAAGCCCAGCTCCAGGTCAAGAACACCAAGCTCGGCCGGACCAACGAGGAGCTCTCGCGCAAGAATCGCGAGCTGGATGAGTTCACCTACGTGGTCTCGCACGACCTCCAGGAGCCGATCCGCACCCTCATCGCCTTTTCCGACTTCCTCCTCAGGGATTACGGTGAG
It encodes:
- a CDS encoding hybrid sensor histidine kinase/response regulator; this translates as MTQAILIVGDRAGHSRLVDLLQPPDFQASCSDAGGPIACESLPSLIILSTQAHPACEIRAIRACRSIEGVPILALWNPADAADVESILDAGADDLIDPDTHPALLRCRVGHLARGHQLHLSNRRDAQMASAGRLLAGIVHELRGPLASILAHAEYLRLTGEADVFLLSEIEPIIRAADLMRGRLEHLMAGACTGPGRPIPLDAAPLLREVVDFFRKNPNRNLRRWTVELTIDDSLPRVEADPGRLLQVVFHLLINAMEAVSNQPTDGTIRVHAWSDPETFAIEVADNGPGIQPGHVARIFEPSFTTKPDARGYGLYLAAEFARELGGRIDATNQPDGGARFRLQLPRAGPVA
- the nadA gene encoding quinolinate synthase NadA; this translates as MSTTLSDASPLIFEAYRDLPTEELEARLTAAKAALGEELLILGHHYQQDEVIKFADLRGDSFKLSAMAAESRACRYIAFCGVHFMAETADILTRPEVEVILPDMTAGCSMADMADLESVEAAWADLGEHIDLNELMPVTYINSTAELKSFCGRNGGIVCTSSNARAVLEWSFARRKRVLFFPDQHLGRNTARAMGIPLEQMPVWNPRLPLGGNTPEALENSRVLLWRGHCSVHQMFKPAHIDEFRKREPGIKILVHPECSMPVVDAADLVGSTEFILKTVAEAPSGSKWAVGTELHLVNRLAAAHPDKTVHFLSPMVCMCSTMYRIDLPHLTWVVENLLQGTVVNRVSVPEETAHWARVALQRMLDVK
- a CDS encoding PAS domain S-box protein, with translation MSRLATPHAVHPWSQRLGHLVPLAASAGAASLAVYCGFPSLALAVLAIGVAGNLAGWWAARAETRRLRSNLIDSLSSWAERPARQELRVALGLTDADWLKFGPSLRLLRGEDPPPPGLMSPYHSEPGTIRRGHNPSLMTRSGMFEPPMAPHVATFDPNASADYSTADMVNRLEPGTLDWIDSSAAEQSFLGFSLAKLRSMSFLDIVDPEDRGLAAEQLRMALLKGEAHGLVYRIRTADGERKAIEVNVGVRYGPGMVATHLRCHLTDVTAKLRATRELRRRTRELTLVNQQLRKANRELEDLRDRYRDLYQNAPAMYFSLDANGRFTEVNDTLVRALGYPREELVGRPYSMLLTAERRNGFASQMTAFVKTGTVEVESNWRCADGRSLDVWVSGSAVLAADGSFDHSRSVAQDITALRTLEAQLQVKNTKLGRTNEELSRKNRELDEFTYVVSHDLQEPIRTLIAFSDFLLRDYGEQLHEEGREYVHYLVDASRRMRSLIQDLLNLSRAGLVTGEFGPIDLDSLIDEARADLGELIRSKGAELRVRGPLPSIWGDRERVGQLLRNLLSNGLKYNRDPAPWVEISAGPDDPAGLAVLAIRDNGIGIEPQFHAKIFQLFRRLHNRDDYEGTGAGLAICVKIAQAHGGQVRVESEPGKGSTFFVSLPRPPTMTQKTTALMTITTPTPGTNSP